In a single window of the Bufo bufo chromosome 5, aBufBuf1.1, whole genome shotgun sequence genome:
- the LOC121001402 gene encoding uncharacterized protein LOC121001402: MVDFCLEEINAIEQVFPDADIKLCDFHREKAWTEWLNKKDHGVRAHKKEILALLRNVALTTKMEDHELALKVLTSSNIWKQSKTLRAWLSHKWLPDIKKWAHVYRKSTQVIGVNTNNGLERQHETLKYSYLDGYRNCLLSDMISVLHHGFFPDTFKKYMEKNLRSCEHYRKYAVNVPNFLKNRPREMLSHVMQRYFSSLDETHILQRDEQHGIFKVQSESDSNLSYSLDLSGELPDCGCKDWQRYLLPCKHMCAVFRTTSFQWENLNPAYTGNPLFALDTECFKTVINQTPKKHNVGLTPGPYPELASDFSGEVLQGLPPRRRRKRTGVIRECRKSLKRLEDLTFVLDDQTLQDFSLHLKNLVVDLSEKTPKSHGLILLDSTLNMDTTGFKDLPERRYGKSKQPELKRFGKKADQIKEDLCQRIGLSDEPDRISSEEETSQSIWLTVNKFKLTLQDRDVISKGLWLDDQIINASQIILSQKHVDVSGFMDTVVLAHSEVALSKCHQVIQIHHVGMHWLLSHQFDDNVTIYDSLATTSFSDTLKEQLIKLYRPLFTGENKTLEINATCCQTQKGASDCGVFAIANGLALLEGVNLRNIQFIQDEMRPHLISCLERGEFSMFPYEEQTRRRIPTSKVVLTTYCICHIYKSREPMIECSGCKSWYHFCCLNLQKKCKYVSSKKRFFCSLCTK; the protein is encoded by the exons ATGGTAGATTTCTGCCTCGAAGAAATTAACGCTATTGAGCAAGTGTTTCCAG ATGCTGATATTAAACTATGTGACTTCCATCGAGAAAAGGCATGGACCGAATGGTTAAACAAAAAGGACCATGGTGTCCGTGCCCATAAGAAGGAAATTCTTGCCTTACTGCGGAATGTTGCCCTTACAACAAAAATGGAAGATCATGAGCTAGCGTTAAAGGTCCTAACCAGCAGTAACATTTGGAAACAATCGAAAACATTAAGAGCTTGGCTTTCACATAAGTGgttaccagacatcaag AAATGGGCTCACGTGTATAGAAAAAGTACCCAAGTGATTGGTGTTAATACGAATAACGGTTTGGAGCGGCAACATGAGACCTTGAAGTATTCCTATTTGGATGGCTACAGAAACTGCTTGTTAAGCGACATGATCAGTGTTCTTCACCACGGATTCTTTCCAGATACCTTCAAAAA GTATATGGAAAAGAACCTACGCAGTTGTGAGCACTACCGAAAATATGCAGTCAATGTTCCAAACTTCCTCAAAAACCGCCCGCGAGAGATGTTATCACATGTCATGCAGCGCTACTTTAGTAGCTTGGATGAGACTCACATTCTACAAAGGGATGAGCAACATGGGATATTCAAAGTTCAAAGTGAATCGGATAGCAATTTATCTTACAGTCTTGACCTTTCTGGAGAGTTGCCAGACTGTGGCTGTAAGGACTGGCAAAGATACTTGTTGCCATGTAAACACATGTGTGCTGTATTCAGGACAACCTCTTTTCAGTGGGAAAATTTAAACCCTGCTTACACTGGGAACCCACTGTTTGCACTTGACACCGAGTGCTTTAAGACTGTTATCaatcaaa CCCCTAAAAAACACAATGTTGGCTTAACTCCTGGGCCATATCCAGAGCTGGCATCTGATTTTTCTGGTGAAGTTTTGCAAGGGTTACCACCACGGCGAAGGAGAAAACGCACAGGTGTCATTAGAGAATGTCGTAAAAGCTTAAAACGACTAGAGGATTTGACATTTGTTTTGGATGACCAGACATTGCAAGACTTtagtttgcatttaaaaaatttggtggTGGATTTAAGTGAAAAGACTCCTAAATCACATGGATTGATCCTACTGGATTCCACCCTAAATATGGATACGACAGGATTCAAAGATCTACCAGAAAGAAGATATGGAAAATCCAAGCAGCCAGAGTTGAAACGGTTTGGCAAAAAAGCTGATCAAATCAAAGAGGATCTTTGTCAGAGAATTGGATTATCTGATGAGCCAGATAGGATATCGTcagaggaggagacatcacagtCAATCTGGCTAACTGTGAATAAGTTTAAGTTGACACTTCAAGATAGAGATGTAATATCTAAAGGCCTGTGGTTGGATGACCAGATAATTAATGCTAGTCAGATCATTCTGTCCCAAAAACATGTGGATGTGTCAGGATTTATGGACACTGTTGTCCTTGCACACTCAGAGGTAGCATTGTCTAAGTGTCACCAGGTCATTCAGATACATCATGTTGGCATGCACTGGTTGCTGTCTCATCAGTTTGATGATAATGTTACAATTTATGATTCTTTGGCCACAACCTCTTTTTCAGACACCCTAAAAGAACAGCTAATCAAGCTGTACAGACCATTATTTACTGGTGAAAACAAAACACTAGAAATAAATGCAACCTGTTGTCAGACACAGAAGGGGGCCAGCGATTGTGGTGTATTTGCAATTGCAAATGGCCTAGCTTTGCTGGAAGGGGTCAATTTAAGAAATATACAATTCATCCAGGATGAAATGCGGCCTCACCTTATTTCCTGCCTAGAAAGGGGAGAATTTAGCATGTTTCCCTATGAGGAACAAACAAGGAGGAGAATACCTACAAGCAAGGTAGTACTCACAACATATTGCATTTGCCACATTTATAAAAGTAGAGAGCCCATGATAGAATGCTCTGGGTGCAAGTCGTGGTACCACTTTTGTTGTTTAAATCttcaaaaaaaatgcaaatatgttaGTTCCAAAAAGCGTTTTTTTTGCTCACTTTGTACGAAATAG